The Halosimplex litoreum genome has a window encoding:
- a CDS encoding sugar phosphate isomerase/epimerase family protein: MQVGVLTVLLGDQPLEDAVEYLDEIGVEAVELACGGYVGDDHLPTQDVLDDEDAQSELLAVLDDHGMDLAALATHNNPIHPDEEQAEADDTQFRDAIALADQLGVDTVVNFSGLPGGSPTAQVPNWITAPWPPDHAEALEYQWEVAIDYWSEIAPLAEEHGVDIAVEMHPNMLVHEPHGLLKLREATNERIGANFDPSHLYWQDISITDAIRLLGEHDAIHHFHAKDTKVYEEQARTRGVLDTQSYGDVADRAWSFRSVGYGHGEQHWKDVVSTLRMVGYDGVLSIEHEDALASPTEGLEKAVDVLKRARFEETPGDAYWA; this comes from the coding sequence ATGCAAGTCGGAGTGCTCACAGTCCTGCTCGGAGACCAGCCACTCGAAGACGCGGTCGAATACCTCGACGAGATCGGCGTCGAGGCAGTCGAACTCGCCTGCGGCGGGTACGTCGGCGACGACCATCTCCCGACACAGGACGTCCTCGACGACGAGGACGCCCAGTCGGAGCTGCTCGCTGTGCTCGACGACCACGGCATGGATCTGGCCGCGCTGGCGACCCACAACAACCCGATCCATCCCGACGAGGAGCAGGCCGAAGCCGACGACACACAGTTCCGCGACGCTATCGCCCTGGCCGACCAGCTCGGCGTCGACACCGTCGTGAACTTCTCGGGACTGCCCGGCGGGTCGCCCACCGCGCAGGTCCCCAACTGGATCACGGCGCCCTGGCCCCCCGACCACGCAGAGGCCCTGGAGTACCAGTGGGAGGTCGCCATCGACTACTGGTCGGAGATCGCGCCGCTGGCCGAGGAACACGGTGTGGACATCGCCGTCGAGATGCACCCGAACATGCTCGTCCACGAGCCCCACGGCCTCCTGAAACTCCGCGAGGCGACGAACGAGCGCATCGGGGCGAACTTCGACCCCTCGCACCTCTACTGGCAGGACATCTCGATCACCGACGCCATCAGACTACTGGGCGAGCACGACGCGATCCACCACTTCCACGCCAAGGACACGAAAGTCTACGAGGAACAGGCCCGGACGCGTGGCGTCCTCGACACGCAGTCGTACGGCGACGTCGCCGACCGCGCGTGGAGCTTCCGCTCGGTGGGCTATGGCCACGGCGAACAACACTGGAAAGACGTCGTCAGTACCCTCCGGATGGTCGGCTACGACGGCGTGCTCTCGATCGAACACGAGGACGCGCTCGCCAGCCCGACCGAGGGGCTGGAGAAGGCGGTGGACGTGCTCAAGCGGGCGCGATTCGAGGAGACGCCCGGCGACGCCTACTGGGCCTGA
- a CDS encoding carbohydrate ABC transporter permease, with product MSPVSEQTTTDAEPSTAVADLARRMIRRPGSVYRVLFYVATGFFLLVSLFPLYWLLVLSLTPLGALAGGPALVPTDLEPGAYLRLFDSFPFHLYVFNSVLIAALTTVVVLLVGSIGGYVFGRYEFPGRTPLMLGVLVVSYFPPATFVIPLFQLFTANVPLPGLGTDYPQLYNTPGAVVLPLSALLMPLAIFVLATFFEQIPDGLEDAARIEGSTRLGALYRVVAPLSAPGLATAGVLTFVVVYNEFFFSYLVLRSEPQEWGVLLHGMFRAGGVSGMAAASIVGIVPMAALVALAQDRIVSGLTRGALKE from the coding sequence GTGAGTCCGGTGTCGGAACAGACCACTACCGACGCTGAACCGTCGACGGCGGTCGCGGATCTGGCCCGTCGGATGATCCGGCGCCCGGGGTCGGTCTACCGCGTGCTGTTCTACGTCGCGACCGGCTTCTTCCTGCTCGTGTCGCTGTTTCCCCTCTACTGGCTGCTGGTGCTTTCGCTCACCCCTCTGGGCGCACTCGCCGGTGGCCCCGCGCTCGTCCCGACAGACCTCGAACCGGGGGCGTACCTGCGTCTCTTCGACTCGTTCCCGTTTCACCTGTACGTCTTCAACAGCGTCCTCATCGCGGCGCTGACGACGGTCGTCGTCCTGCTGGTCGGGAGTATCGGCGGGTACGTCTTCGGCCGTTACGAGTTCCCCGGGCGGACGCCCCTGATGCTGGGCGTACTCGTCGTCTCGTATTTCCCGCCGGCGACGTTCGTGATCCCCCTCTTCCAGCTGTTCACGGCGAACGTCCCGCTGCCCGGGCTGGGCACGGACTACCCGCAACTGTACAACACGCCGGGGGCGGTCGTGTTGCCGCTGTCGGCGCTGCTCATGCCGCTCGCGATCTTCGTCCTCGCGACGTTTTTCGAGCAGATCCCGGACGGACTCGAGGATGCGGCCCGCATCGAGGGCTCGACTCGTCTCGGCGCGCTCTATCGCGTCGTCGCGCCGCTGTCGGCGCCCGGCCTCGCGACCGCCGGGGTCCTGACGTTCGTCGTCGTCTACAACGAGTTCTTCTTCTCCTATCTCGTGCTGCGCAGCGAGCCCCAGGAGTGGGGCGTGCTGCTCCACGGGATGTTTCGGGCGGGCGGAGTCAGCGGCATGGCCGCGGCGAGTATCGTCGGGATCGTGCCGATGGCCGCGCTGGTCGCGCTCGCACAGGACAGGATCGTCAGTGGCCTCACCCGGGGCGCGCTCAAAGAGTAG
- a CDS encoding Gfo/Idh/MocA family protein, producing the protein MPATEESQVLSIGIVGVGLLGRAIGGQFMARPDASVTAITDVSDAARDEGGDALAVPDASRYADYEAMLDEEALDGVVITTPHELHYEQVSSALDRGLHVLCEKPLVLEVEQAVELRDRAAEADLVLMVGFQRHQDSAFRRARERYGADGPEIDWVTAEITQPWFESFGGSWRTNTDLSGGGFLVDTGRHVVDALLWVTGLNPVTVTADMTYWDEGVDERANVHVEFESGATADISVFGDAPAVREAHHVWDEDGAAYVEGRGWGGRSLTTIDAEGTEHAPLLDRNAERNKAEAFMDCVETGEDPPATPTDAIRVTAVIEAAYESARAGERVVVDLPENARY; encoded by the coding sequence ATGCCCGCGACAGAGGAGTCACAGGTATTGAGTATCGGAATCGTCGGTGTCGGCCTGCTGGGTCGAGCCATCGGCGGACAGTTCATGGCACGACCGGACGCCAGTGTGACGGCGATCACGGACGTCAGCGACGCGGCGAGAGACGAGGGTGGGGACGCCCTGGCCGTCCCGGACGCGTCACGGTACGCCGATTACGAGGCGATGCTCGACGAAGAGGCACTGGACGGCGTCGTCATCACGACGCCCCACGAGCTCCACTACGAACAGGTGAGCAGCGCGCTCGACCGCGGCCTGCACGTCCTCTGCGAGAAGCCGCTCGTCCTCGAGGTCGAACAGGCGGTCGAACTGCGTGACCGCGCGGCCGAGGCGGACCTCGTCCTCATGGTCGGGTTCCAGCGCCACCAGGACAGCGCGTTCCGTCGTGCTCGGGAGCGCTACGGCGCCGACGGACCCGAGATCGACTGGGTCACTGCGGAGATCACCCAGCCGTGGTTCGAGTCCTTCGGTGGGTCCTGGCGGACGAACACCGACCTCAGCGGCGGTGGTTTCCTCGTCGACACCGGTCGCCACGTCGTCGACGCGCTCCTGTGGGTCACCGGCCTCAACCCCGTCACCGTCACCGCCGACATGACCTACTGGGACGAGGGCGTCGACGAGCGCGCGAACGTCCACGTCGAGTTCGAATCGGGTGCGACGGCCGACATCTCGGTGTTCGGCGACGCGCCGGCGGTTCGCGAAGCCCACCACGTCTGGGACGAGGACGGCGCCGCCTACGTCGAAGGGCGAGGCTGGGGCGGGCGGTCGCTCACGACTATCGACGCCGAAGGCACCGAGCACGCGCCACTGCTCGACCGCAACGCCGAGCGTAACAAGGCTGAAGCGTTCATGGACTGTGTCGAGACCGGCGAGGACCCGCCCGCGACGCCGACCGACGCGATCAGGGTGACCGCCGTCATCGAGGCCGCGTACGAGTCCGCCAGGGCCGGCGAACGTGTCGTGGTCGACCTCCCCGAGAACGCGCGCTACTGA
- a CDS encoding glycoside hydrolase family 127 protein — translation MTTPAYSVGVTEVEIDDEFWSGWVETNRDVTIEYQYERLESSGALENFRRAAAGETGGFSGMWFQDSDAYKWLEAASYELAKDDDPDLRERVDEVIDLVAAAQEDSGYIDTYLQLVEPDGKWTNLHLLHELYCGGHLIEAAVAHYEATGETSLLDVGRAFADHVDDVFGDELDGVPGHEEIELALVKLYRVTGERRYLDLAQYFVDLRGHEDRLAWETAHLDEIAGHAYSDVEQGRGDQIMDAGHNLFLEDGGYDGSYAQAHAPVREQDAVEGHSVRATYLYAAVTDIVAETGDEELWQAVQRLWENMTTKRTYVTGGIGPEHDHEGFTEDYDLPNETAYAETCAAIGSIFWNQRLFEHTGEAKYAALIERTLYNGFLAGVGLDGERFFYVNPLASSGDHHRKGWFTCACCPPNAARLFASLGQYCYAKREGELYVSQYVGSTLETTVDEIDVTVEQTSSLPWEGRVEVTVDADGAVPLNLRIPEWCVDATVTVDGEAVSTDGSGYARLDREWNGETIELVFEQQTRLTAAHPAVESDAGRVAVERGPLVYCAEAVDTDRPLHQYALPADADVESEHREDLLGGVTTVETEAAVPSLEGWADDLYRPVEETDIEDASLDLVPYFAWDNREPGEMAVWLRALDR, via the coding sequence ATGACGACACCTGCGTATTCGGTAGGCGTGACTGAGGTCGAGATCGACGACGAGTTCTGGTCTGGGTGGGTGGAGACCAACCGCGACGTGACTATCGAGTACCAGTACGAGCGACTCGAGTCGTCCGGTGCGCTGGAGAACTTCCGCCGGGCCGCCGCGGGCGAAACCGGGGGGTTCAGCGGGATGTGGTTCCAGGACAGTGACGCCTACAAGTGGCTCGAAGCCGCGAGTTACGAACTCGCCAAAGACGACGACCCGGACCTGCGCGAACGAGTCGACGAGGTGATCGACCTCGTCGCCGCCGCACAGGAGGACTCCGGCTACATCGACACGTACTTACAGCTCGTCGAGCCCGACGGGAAGTGGACGAACCTCCACCTACTGCACGAGCTCTACTGCGGCGGGCACTTGATCGAGGCAGCGGTCGCACACTACGAGGCGACCGGCGAGACGTCCCTGCTCGACGTCGGACGGGCTTTCGCCGACCACGTCGACGACGTCTTCGGCGACGAGCTAGACGGCGTGCCGGGCCACGAGGAGATCGAACTCGCACTGGTCAAACTGTACCGCGTCACCGGCGAACGACGCTATCTCGACCTCGCACAGTACTTCGTGGACCTGCGTGGCCACGAGGACAGACTGGCCTGGGAGACGGCCCATCTCGACGAGATCGCCGGCCACGCCTACAGCGACGTAGAGCAGGGCCGGGGCGACCAGATCATGGACGCGGGCCACAACCTCTTCCTCGAGGACGGCGGCTACGACGGGAGTTACGCCCAGGCGCACGCGCCGGTCCGCGAACAGGACGCCGTCGAGGGCCACTCCGTGCGAGCGACGTACCTCTACGCCGCGGTGACGGATATCGTCGCGGAGACTGGCGACGAGGAGCTGTGGCAGGCCGTACAGCGCCTCTGGGAGAACATGACCACGAAGCGCACGTACGTCACGGGCGGTATCGGGCCGGAACACGACCACGAGGGCTTTACCGAGGACTACGACCTTCCCAACGAGACGGCCTACGCCGAGACCTGTGCCGCGATCGGGAGTATCTTCTGGAATCAGCGCCTGTTCGAACACACTGGCGAAGCGAAGTACGCCGCCTTGATCGAGCGGACGCTGTACAACGGCTTCCTCGCGGGCGTCGGACTGGACGGCGAGCGCTTCTTCTACGTGAACCCCCTGGCCAGTTCCGGGGACCACCACCGGAAAGGGTGGTTCACCTGCGCGTGTTGCCCGCCCAACGCTGCGCGCCTGTTCGCCTCGCTCGGCCAGTACTGCTACGCGAAACGCGAGGGCGAACTCTACGTCAGCCAGTACGTCGGCAGCACGCTCGAGACGACCGTCGACGAGATCGACGTGACGGTCGAACAGACCAGTTCACTCCCCTGGGAGGGACGCGTCGAGGTCACCGTCGACGCCGACGGGGCCGTCCCGCTCAACCTCCGGATCCCCGAGTGGTGTGTCGACGCGACGGTCACCGTCGACGGCGAGGCCGTCTCGACCGACGGGTCCGGCTACGCCCGGCTCGACCGCGAGTGGAACGGCGAGACGATCGAACTGGTGTTCGAACAGCAGACGCGACTCACGGCCGCACACCCCGCTGTCGAGAGCGATGCGGGCCGGGTCGCCGTCGAACGGGGGCCACTCGTCTACTGCGCCGAAGCGGTCGATACCGACCGCCCCCTCCACCAGTACGCCCTCCCGGCGGACGCCGACGTCGAGAGCGAGCATCGCGAGGACCTGCTGGGCGGCGTGACCACCGTCGAGACGGAGGCCGCCGTCCCGTCGCTGGAAGGGTGGGCGGACGACCTCTACCGACCAGTCGAGGAGACCGACATCGAGGACGCCTCGCTCGACCTCGTGCCGTATTTCGCTTGGGACAACCGCGAACCGGGCGAGATGGCGGTGTGGCTCCGAGCGCTCGATCGCTGA